TAGCGCCCTTTACTATCTGGCTGACGTCGCCCTGGTGACTCCATACCGTGACGGCATGAACCTCATTGCCAAAGAATACGTGGCCACCACCCCTGCAGAACACGGGATGCTCGTGCTCTCTGAAATGGCAGGTGCGGCCTCGGAATTAGGAGAAGCCATCATTATCAACCCGTTTAATTTGAACCAGATGGTAGAGGCTATGCGTGAGGCCCTGGAGGTCTCTCCTGCGGAAAAGAACACCCGCAATCATCTCATGAAATACCGTTTGCGTCGGTATAACGTCCATCGTTGGGCCAAAGAGTTCATGGAAAAACTCGCCGAAATAAAAGAAGTCCAGCATGCCTTTGTGGCCTCCCGCATAACAGAGACCCTTTTGCGTAATATCAAGAGCGCTTTTGGAAAAGCCAAGGCTCGTATCGAATTCCTTGATTACGACGGCACTTTGGTTGGTTTTGCCCCGCGCCCTGAGGCTGCAAGACCAGACGAAGATCTCCTTTATCTTTTGAGAAAACTCGCTTCTTTGCCGAATAACGAAGTAGTAGTAATAAGCGGTCGGGACAAAGAAACTCTTAGTGCCTGGTTTGGTGAAATCCCCATTCATCTCGTTGCAGAACATGGTGTTTGGGTGCGTAGAGCTTCCGAGGACTGGAAAATGATAGAGCCCATTAGCTCCGACTGGAAAGAAGCTATAAGGCCTATCATGGAAAACTTTGCGGACATGACTCCTGGGGCCTTTATCGAAGAAAAAGACTACGCCTTGGTCTGGCATTACCGCCGGGCAGACCCCGAACTGGGGGCGTTAAGGGCCCGTGAACTAAAAGAAGCGCTTTACGACATCACACAAAATCTCGATCTCATGGTGCTTGAAGGAAACAAAGTCATAGAGGTAAAACCTATTAACATCAACAAGGGCCGCACCGCACGCTATTTTCTGGAGGGCAAAGACTACGATTTTATCCTGGCAGTCGGGGATGATTTCACTGACGAAGACCTTTTTGAGGCCATGCCTGGGCACGCCTTTACTATCAAAGTCGGCTTTGGGGTCTCCCGCGCAAGATATCGTGCCCAAAATTTTAAGGAAGTGCGAAGAATTTTAAGCTCTTTGGTTGAAAACCATGAATGAAGAAATCCTTTTCCACGTAAAAGACAGTGCCCTGGTCTCTATCTCATTGGGAATCAAGGCTTATATTCTGGCCGAACTATTAGAACACCTACGCGAGGTAGAAGAAGGCTGCCTCTATCATCACTTCTGGGCACGCCAGTTAAGGCCCTCTTTTGATCACCCAGAGTTTCACAATGATTTTGCCGCCTGGGTACACCGGGAACTTCATGACTACGTGCTTGCAGAACGCTTAAACCTCATCGCACCTCATGAGTTTGCTGATTTAGAAGAACTGCGCGAAGAAATAATCAACGTGCTTGAAGAACGCTTTGACGAAACCGGCGATCTCCCCTGGCGCAAGGCTGAAAAGCCCTTTTACTTCGTCAAAAGCCAGATCGTGGTCTTTGATACCGGGCGCCGCATCGGGCATCCCAAAGATCTCACCAAGGAACTTCCCTCTTTTTCTCAAGGAAGTGTTTTCTACCACTTTATCGACGCCAGACGCCGTACCGAAGAAAGCATTGACGACTTCAGGGCCTGGCTTAAAGCCTTTTCTCCGGAATTTGACGACCTTGCTGCTCAGCTTGCCAAAATAGACCCTTATTTCCTTACCCTTACCGAAATCAGGGACCAGTTAACAGCAGTATTTCAAAACTATTTTGAGGAGTAGCATGAACAACGATTTGCTTGCACGCTACGAAAAAATAGTTGGCAAAGACGTTATCGACCAGCTCAGGCAAATGGCGCTGCGCCTAAAAGGCGCCAATATTCTTCATGTTAATTCCACGCGCTATGGCGGCGGTGTGGCTGAAATACTGCGCAGCATGGTACCCTTAATGGAAGCCCTGGGGCTTTCGGTGCGCTGGGAAGTTATTGCCGGTGATGAGCCTTTTTTTCAGGTAACAAAATCTTTTCATAACGCCCTTCAGGGATTTCCCATTGAATTTACCCAGAAATCTATTGAAACTTATGAGTCAAATAACCAAAAAGAATTTGAAAAGCTTGAAAAATTTTTACGGGAAGCAGATTTTGTTATCATCCATGACCCGCAGCCAGCATATCTCATCAAGCTCATAGGGGAACGCCAGAACAAGTGGGTGTGGCGCTGCCATATTGACCTTTCCCGCCCTTATCGCCCAGTTTGGCGTTATCTCAAAAACATCGTGAAACTCTACGATGCAAGTATCTTCTCCATGCCTGATTTCACCCAGCCCCTGCCGCATCCACAATACATCATTCCCCCAAGTATTGACCCTCTCACCGAAAAAAATATGGAACTTCCTTCAGAGGAAATTAACGCGGTTTATAGCCGCTTTGGCCTTGATCCCGGAAAACCTATCGTGCTCCAGGTGTCGCGCTTTGATCGCTTTAAAGACCCGGTAGGTGTTATCCGAGCAGCAATGCTTGCCATGAAGTTTTTGCCCTTTCAGTTGGTGTATGCTGGTGGCGGCGCGGCGGATGACCCTGAGGGCGAGACCATTTATCAAGAAGTACTCGCCCTTACCAAAGACCACCCTGACATCCACATCCTTTATTTGCCCCCTGATGCCCACCGCACGATAAACGCCTTGCAGCGCGCAGCCCAGGTGGTATTGCAAAAATCCATCAAAGAAGGCTTTGGCCTAACTGTTACCGAAGCCATGTGGAAATACAAACCCGTTATTGGCGGAAATACCGGTGGCATCAGGCTTCAGGTGGTAAATCACCATACAGGCTTTTTGGTACACACCCCTGAAGGTGCGGCCCTTCGCATTCGCTACCTGCTTTTTTATCAGCAAAAACGCTATGAGATGGGGCAAAAGGCCCATCAGTTTGTCAAAGAAAACTTCCTCATCACCCGTCACGTACGTGATTATCTCTCGCTTCTGCTTTCCCTTGTTTCAGGAAACGGTGAAAGGATCGAACTAGAGGCCCTTTAAACGGTTCTTGGCCATAAGATAGGCAAGCTTAATGGCAGCCAAAAGGCTTTTTTCTGAAGCAAGGCCCTTTCCGGCAATGTCATAAGCGGTGCCGTGATCAACAGAAGTTCGCACAATAGGAAGCCCTAAAGTCAAATTAACACCATCGTCAAAATGAAGCAGCTTAAAGGGAATAAGCCCCTGGTCGTGATAAAGGGAAACTACCAGGTCAAATTCCCCTTTTACCGCCCGGTAAAAAAGGCTGTCTGCCGGATACGGGCCAGAAATAGAGATACCTTCTTTTGCTGCCTGGCAGATAGCAGGGGTAAGTATTTTTTCTTCTTCGTCACCAAAAAGACCACCTTCACCAGCGTGGGGATTTAGTGCTGCCAGGGCAAGCCTTGGTTGCAAAACATTCAAATCTTCTTTTAAAAAACGATGGGCAAGCCTTGTTGCCAGAAGAATCTTATCCGCGCTAAGTAGCTCTGGCACCTGGCGCAAGGCCTCGTGGATGGTTACAAGAACAATTTTTAGCCTCTCTCCATAAAAGGCCATGGCGTATTCTTTGGTTTGGGTAAGCTCTGCGAGCATCTCAGTATGCCCGGGATAGGGCTCACCAGCCATTTTAAGGGCCGCCTTGCTTATAGGGCATGTTACTAAACCATGCAACTCCCCTGAAAGACAAAGCCTAACCCCTTCGCGAATGTAGCGAACCATAGCACGCGCAGTCTCAAGGGTGGGAGACCCAGGTTTATAAGCGTTTAATTCCGAAAGGGCTATGATGTTTTTTTCAGGAATGGGAGCAAGCCCCAGTCTTTTGGCCAAATTTTCAAGGAGTTTTGCATCTCCCAGAATAAAAAGCTCAAGGTCTTCGGGATGGTCGTGCAAAAAGGCCTTAAGGCAGAGCTCAGGCCCCACCCCCGCCGGACACCCCATGGTTATGCCAAGCTTTATCTTAGCTGACATAGTAAAAAAGCCTGTTTTCGTGGCGTTTAGTCTTGAGCTTTCCCTTTTTAACAAGCTCTTCCAGTAATAAAAGCGTAGCTTTGTAATCCGCCGAAAGGGCTTCTGCAATTTCTGCTGAAGGCGAAGGCCTTCTGGCAAGAAGGGCGAGAATTTCTGACTCCGTGGGCTTGCGCGACCCACCTCTAGCACAAAGGGCTTCTCTGGTAATGATTTCTGCTTTTTTTCCGAAAAGCTTTGCAATTTCCTGCAAACGCGAAAGAGGAATTGGTTTGGCCAGCGGATAGGCCGGGGGACGATCAACGGTGTTAAGCTGGATTTTATTGGGTGAAA
The sequence above is a segment of the Thermodesulfatator atlanticus DSM 21156 genome. Coding sequences within it:
- a CDS encoding bifunctional alpha,alpha-trehalose-phosphate synthase (UDP-forming)/trehalose-phosphatase, with protein sequence MAGRMIIVSNRLPVTVSKREGKFHFQPSAGGLATGLGSFYRDTGGIWLGWPGVASESARGHEEEIIAKLSELSCKPVFLSQRQIENYYYGFSNKTLWPLFHYFLQYALFDRKLWEAYRRVNRIFCDAVLEVADPDSVIWVHDYQLLLLPGLLREKLPNATIGFFLHIPFPSYEIFRVLPWREEILKGLCGADLIGFHTYDYVRHFVSSVRRILGYEHSLGLITTDERVLKVDAFPMGIDYEKFARAPEKKEVRQEIKRIKKRIENRKIILSVDRLDYTKGIAQRLRAYDLFLEKYPEYREKVVLILVAVPSRTKVEHYMQLKRAVDELIGRINGRHGVFGWTPVWYLYRSLQFQTLSALYYLADVALVTPYRDGMNLIAKEYVATTPAEHGMLVLSEMAGAASELGEAIIINPFNLNQMVEAMREALEVSPAEKNTRNHLMKYRLRRYNVHRWAKEFMEKLAEIKEVQHAFVASRITETLLRNIKSAFGKAKARIEFLDYDGTLVGFAPRPEAARPDEDLLYLLRKLASLPNNEVVVISGRDKETLSAWFGEIPIHLVAEHGVWVRRASEDWKMIEPISSDWKEAIRPIMENFADMTPGAFIEEKDYALVWHYRRADPELGALRARELKEALYDITQNLDLMVLEGNKVIEVKPININKGRTARYFLEGKDYDFILAVGDDFTDEDLFEAMPGHAFTIKVGFGVSRARYRAQNFKEVRRILSSLVENHE
- a CDS encoding DUF5752 family protein, which codes for MNEEILFHVKDSALVSISLGIKAYILAELLEHLREVEEGCLYHHFWARQLRPSFDHPEFHNDFAAWVHRELHDYVLAERLNLIAPHEFADLEELREEIINVLEERFDETGDLPWRKAEKPFYFVKSQIVVFDTGRRIGHPKDLTKELPSFSQGSVFYHFIDARRRTEESIDDFRAWLKAFSPEFDDLAAQLAKIDPYFLTLTEIRDQLTAVFQNYFEE
- a CDS encoding glycosyltransferase, whose translation is MNNDLLARYEKIVGKDVIDQLRQMALRLKGANILHVNSTRYGGGVAEILRSMVPLMEALGLSVRWEVIAGDEPFFQVTKSFHNALQGFPIEFTQKSIETYESNNQKEFEKLEKFLREADFVIIHDPQPAYLIKLIGERQNKWVWRCHIDLSRPYRPVWRYLKNIVKLYDASIFSMPDFTQPLPHPQYIIPPSIDPLTEKNMELPSEEINAVYSRFGLDPGKPIVLQVSRFDRFKDPVGVIRAAMLAMKFLPFQLVYAGGGAADDPEGETIYQEVLALTKDHPDIHILYLPPDAHRTINALQRAAQVVLQKSIKEGFGLTVTEAMWKYKPVIGGNTGGIRLQVVNHHTGFLVHTPEGAALRIRYLLFYQQKRYEMGQKAHQFVKENFLITRHVRDYLSLLLSLVSGNGERIELEAL
- the pdxA gene encoding 4-hydroxythreonine-4-phosphate dehydrogenase PdxA — encoded protein: MSAKIKLGITMGCPAGVGPELCLKAFLHDHPEDLELFILGDAKLLENLAKRLGLAPIPEKNIIALSELNAYKPGSPTLETARAMVRYIREGVRLCLSGELHGLVTCPISKAALKMAGEPYPGHTEMLAELTQTKEYAMAFYGERLKIVLVTIHEALRQVPELLSADKILLATRLAHRFLKEDLNVLQPRLALAALNPHAGEGGLFGDEEEKILTPAICQAAKEGISISGPYPADSLFYRAVKGEFDLVVSLYHDQGLIPFKLLHFDDGVNLTLGLPIVRTSVDHGTAYDIAGKGLASEKSLLAAIKLAYLMAKNRLKGL